In Chelonoidis abingdonii isolate Lonesome George chromosome 22, CheloAbing_2.0, whole genome shotgun sequence, one genomic interval encodes:
- the KLHL22 gene encoding kelch-like protein 22 isoform X4 — protein MAEDQELIQPCKTPLEPSLQQCTSNTYRSAEHSQSLLSGLVALRDSGILFDVVLVVEGKPIEAHRILLAASCDYFRGMFAGGLKEMEQEEIRIHGVSFNAMCKILNFIYTSELELSLNNVQETLTAACQLQIPEVIKFCCDFLMSWVDEENILDVYKLADLFDLNQLSEQLDSYILKNFVAFSKTEIYRQLPLEKVYSLLSSNLLEVSCENEVYEGALLYHYTLEQVETDQVSLMEPPKLLETVRFPLMELQILQRLHDKLSPCPLRETVANALMYHKNECLQPMLQSSQTQVRSEFHCVVGFGGMHSTPSTALSDQAKYLNPLLGEWRHFTAALAPRMSNQGIAVFNNFVYLIGGDNNVRGFRAESRCWRYDPRHNKWFQIQSLQQEHADLCVCVVDKYIYAVAGRDYHEDLREVERYDPKTNTWEYMAPLRKEVYAHAGAALDGKMYITCGRRGDDYLKELHCYDPGTDHWDSLADGPVRRAWHGMAALLGKLYVIGGSNNDSGYRRDVHQVACYSTSTDQWTNVCPLPAGHGEPGTAWEPCL, from the exons ATGGCAGAGGATCAGGAGCTGATTCAGCCATGCAAGACTCCCTTGGAGCCCTCCCTCCAGCAGTGCACCAGCAACACTTACCGCAGTGCAGAGCACTCCCAGTCCTTACTCAGTGGCCTGGTAGCTCTCCGAGATAGTGGTATCCTTTTTGATGTAGTCCTGGTAGTGGAAGGGAAACCTATTGAAGCTCATCGGATACTCCTAGCTGCATCATGTGACTATTTCAG AGGAATGTTTGCTGGTGGTTTAAAAGAGATGGAACAGGAAGAGATTCGTATTCATGGAGTCTCCTTCAATGCTATGTGTAAAATCCTAAACTTCATATACACCTCTGAACTGGAACTCAGCCTGAACAACGTGCAAGAAACGCTAACTGCCGCCTGCCAACTTCAG ATTCCAGAAGTCATTAAGTTCTGTTGTGATTTTCTCATGTCCTGGGTGGATGAAGAGAACATCCTGGATGTATACAAATTAGCTGACCTCTTTGACTTGAATCAGTTGAGCGAGCAGCTGGACTCCTACATTCTCAAGAACTTTGTAGCTTTCTCAAAGACAGAGATATACCGCCAGCTGCCCCTGGAGAAGGTCTACTCCCTACTGAGCAGCAACCTCTTGGAGGTCAGCTGTGAGAATGAGGTTTATGAAGGGGCACTTCTGTACCATTATACCCTAGAACAGGTAGAGACAGATCAGGTCTCACTGATGGAGCCTCCTAAGCTACTGGAAACAGTCCGCTTCCCCCTGATGGAGCTCCAGATCCTGCAGAGGCTCCATGACAAATTAAGCCCATGTCCATTAAGAGAGACTGTAGCCAATGCACTAATGTACCACAAGAATGAATGTCTTCAGCCCATGCTTCAGAGTTCACAGACGCAGGTGAGGTCAGAGTTCCACTGTGTAGTGGGCTTTGGAGGGATGCACTCTACTCCATCCACAGCCCTCAGTGACCAAGCCAAGTACTTGAACCCCCTATTGGGAGAGTGGAGGCACTTTACTGCTGCATTAGCCCCCAGAATGTCCAACCAAGGAATCGCTGTTTTCAACAACTTTGTATACTTGATTGGGGGAGATAACAACGTACGAGGTTTTCGAGCAGAGTCCAGGTGTTGGAG GTACGACCCACGACACAACAAATGGTTCCAGATCCAGTCCCTGCAGCAAGAGCATGCTGACCTCTGTGTCTGTGTTGTGGACAAATATATATATGCTGTCGCAGGGCGAGACTATCATGAAGACCTAAGGGAGGTAGAGAGGTATGATCCAAAAACAAACACGTGGGAATACATGGCACCGCTGAGGAAGGAG GTGTATGCACATGCTGGAGCAGCACTGGATGGAAAGATGTATATTAcatgtgggaggagaggagatgaTTATTTGAAGGAACTACACTGTTATGATCCAGGGACTGATCACTGGGACAGCTTAGCTGATGGTCCAGTCAGACGTGCCTGGCATGGGATGGCTGCACTCCTGGGAAAGCTGTACGTGATTGGCGGTAGCAACAATGACTCTGGCTATAGGAGAGATGTTCACCAG GTTGCCTGCTATAGCACAAGTACTGATCAATGGACAAATGTATGCCCTCTACCTGCAGGGCATGGAGAGCCAG
- the KLHL22 gene encoding kelch-like protein 22 isoform X5, whose amino-acid sequence MAEDQELIQPCKTPLEPSLQQCTSNTYRSAEHSQSLLSGLVALRDSGILFDVVLVVEGKPIEAHRILLAASCDYFRGMFAGGLKEMEQEEIRIHGVSFNAMCKILNFIYTSELELSLNNVQETLTAACQLQIPEVIKFCCDFLMSWVDEENILDVYKLADLFDLNQLSEQLDSYILKNFVAFSKTEIYRQLPLEKVYSLLSSNLLEVSCENEVYEGALLYHYTLEQVETDQVSLMEPPKLLETVRFPLMELQILQRLHDKLSPCPLRETVANALMYHKNECLQPMLQSSQTQVRSEFHCVVGFGGMHSTPSTALSDQAKYLNPLLGEWRHFTAALAPRMSNQGIAVFNNFVYLIGGDNNVRGFRAESRCWRYDPRHNKWFQIQSLQQEHADLCVCVVDKYIYAVAGRDYHEDLREVERYDPKTNTWEYMAPLRKEVYAHAGAALDGKMYITCGRRGDDYLKELHCYDPGTDHWDSLADGPVRRAWHGMAALLGKLYVIGGSNNDSGYRRDVHQVACYSTSTDQWTNVCPLPAGHGEPETLQKRTD is encoded by the exons ATGGCAGAGGATCAGGAGCTGATTCAGCCATGCAAGACTCCCTTGGAGCCCTCCCTCCAGCAGTGCACCAGCAACACTTACCGCAGTGCAGAGCACTCCCAGTCCTTACTCAGTGGCCTGGTAGCTCTCCGAGATAGTGGTATCCTTTTTGATGTAGTCCTGGTAGTGGAAGGGAAACCTATTGAAGCTCATCGGATACTCCTAGCTGCATCATGTGACTATTTCAG AGGAATGTTTGCTGGTGGTTTAAAAGAGATGGAACAGGAAGAGATTCGTATTCATGGAGTCTCCTTCAATGCTATGTGTAAAATCCTAAACTTCATATACACCTCTGAACTGGAACTCAGCCTGAACAACGTGCAAGAAACGCTAACTGCCGCCTGCCAACTTCAG ATTCCAGAAGTCATTAAGTTCTGTTGTGATTTTCTCATGTCCTGGGTGGATGAAGAGAACATCCTGGATGTATACAAATTAGCTGACCTCTTTGACTTGAATCAGTTGAGCGAGCAGCTGGACTCCTACATTCTCAAGAACTTTGTAGCTTTCTCAAAGACAGAGATATACCGCCAGCTGCCCCTGGAGAAGGTCTACTCCCTACTGAGCAGCAACCTCTTGGAGGTCAGCTGTGAGAATGAGGTTTATGAAGGGGCACTTCTGTACCATTATACCCTAGAACAGGTAGAGACAGATCAGGTCTCACTGATGGAGCCTCCTAAGCTACTGGAAACAGTCCGCTTCCCCCTGATGGAGCTCCAGATCCTGCAGAGGCTCCATGACAAATTAAGCCCATGTCCATTAAGAGAGACTGTAGCCAATGCACTAATGTACCACAAGAATGAATGTCTTCAGCCCATGCTTCAGAGTTCACAGACGCAGGTGAGGTCAGAGTTCCACTGTGTAGTGGGCTTTGGAGGGATGCACTCTACTCCATCCACAGCCCTCAGTGACCAAGCCAAGTACTTGAACCCCCTATTGGGAGAGTGGAGGCACTTTACTGCTGCATTAGCCCCCAGAATGTCCAACCAAGGAATCGCTGTTTTCAACAACTTTGTATACTTGATTGGGGGAGATAACAACGTACGAGGTTTTCGAGCAGAGTCCAGGTGTTGGAG GTACGACCCACGACACAACAAATGGTTCCAGATCCAGTCCCTGCAGCAAGAGCATGCTGACCTCTGTGTCTGTGTTGTGGACAAATATATATATGCTGTCGCAGGGCGAGACTATCATGAAGACCTAAGGGAGGTAGAGAGGTATGATCCAAAAACAAACACGTGGGAATACATGGCACCGCTGAGGAAGGAG GTGTATGCACATGCTGGAGCAGCACTGGATGGAAAGATGTATATTAcatgtgggaggagaggagatgaTTATTTGAAGGAACTACACTGTTATGATCCAGGGACTGATCACTGGGACAGCTTAGCTGATGGTCCAGTCAGACGTGCCTGGCATGGGATGGCTGCACTCCTGGGAAAGCTGTACGTGATTGGCGGTAGCAACAATGACTCTGGCTATAGGAGAGATGTTCACCAG GTTGCCTGCTATAGCACAAGTACTGATCAATGGACAAATGTATGCCCTCTACCTGCAGGGCATGGAGAGCCAG
- the KLHL22 gene encoding kelch-like protein 22 isoform X3, protein MAEDQELIQPCKTPLEPSLQQCTSNTYRSAEHSQSLLSGLVALRDSGILFDVVLVVEGKPIEAHRILLAASCDYFRGMFAGGLKEMEQEEIRIHGVSFNAMCKILNFIYTSELELSLNNVQETLTAACQLQIPEVIKFCCDFLMSWVDEENILDVYKLADLFDLNQLSEQLDSYILKNFVAFSKTEIYRQLPLEKVYSLLSSNLLEVSCENEVYEGALLYHYTLEQVETDQVSLMEPPKLLETVRFPLMELQILQRLHDKLSPCPLRETVANALMYHKNECLQPMLQSSQTQVRSEFHCVVGFGGMHSTPSTALSDQAKYLNPLLGEWRHFTAALAPRMSNQGIAVFNNFVYLIGGDNNVRGFRAESRCWRYDPRHNKWFQIQSLQQEHADLCVCVVDKYIYAVAGRDYHEDLREVERYDPKTNTWEYMAPLRKEVYAHAGAALDGKMYITCGRRGDDYLKELHCYDPGTDHWDSLADGPVRRAWHGMAALLGKLYVIGGSNNDSGYRRDVHQVACYSTSTDQWTNVCPLPAGHGEPECGNLKLGGPNSLLY, encoded by the exons ATGGCAGAGGATCAGGAGCTGATTCAGCCATGCAAGACTCCCTTGGAGCCCTCCCTCCAGCAGTGCACCAGCAACACTTACCGCAGTGCAGAGCACTCCCAGTCCTTACTCAGTGGCCTGGTAGCTCTCCGAGATAGTGGTATCCTTTTTGATGTAGTCCTGGTAGTGGAAGGGAAACCTATTGAAGCTCATCGGATACTCCTAGCTGCATCATGTGACTATTTCAG AGGAATGTTTGCTGGTGGTTTAAAAGAGATGGAACAGGAAGAGATTCGTATTCATGGAGTCTCCTTCAATGCTATGTGTAAAATCCTAAACTTCATATACACCTCTGAACTGGAACTCAGCCTGAACAACGTGCAAGAAACGCTAACTGCCGCCTGCCAACTTCAG ATTCCAGAAGTCATTAAGTTCTGTTGTGATTTTCTCATGTCCTGGGTGGATGAAGAGAACATCCTGGATGTATACAAATTAGCTGACCTCTTTGACTTGAATCAGTTGAGCGAGCAGCTGGACTCCTACATTCTCAAGAACTTTGTAGCTTTCTCAAAGACAGAGATATACCGCCAGCTGCCCCTGGAGAAGGTCTACTCCCTACTGAGCAGCAACCTCTTGGAGGTCAGCTGTGAGAATGAGGTTTATGAAGGGGCACTTCTGTACCATTATACCCTAGAACAGGTAGAGACAGATCAGGTCTCACTGATGGAGCCTCCTAAGCTACTGGAAACAGTCCGCTTCCCCCTGATGGAGCTCCAGATCCTGCAGAGGCTCCATGACAAATTAAGCCCATGTCCATTAAGAGAGACTGTAGCCAATGCACTAATGTACCACAAGAATGAATGTCTTCAGCCCATGCTTCAGAGTTCACAGACGCAGGTGAGGTCAGAGTTCCACTGTGTAGTGGGCTTTGGAGGGATGCACTCTACTCCATCCACAGCCCTCAGTGACCAAGCCAAGTACTTGAACCCCCTATTGGGAGAGTGGAGGCACTTTACTGCTGCATTAGCCCCCAGAATGTCCAACCAAGGAATCGCTGTTTTCAACAACTTTGTATACTTGATTGGGGGAGATAACAACGTACGAGGTTTTCGAGCAGAGTCCAGGTGTTGGAG GTACGACCCACGACACAACAAATGGTTCCAGATCCAGTCCCTGCAGCAAGAGCATGCTGACCTCTGTGTCTGTGTTGTGGACAAATATATATATGCTGTCGCAGGGCGAGACTATCATGAAGACCTAAGGGAGGTAGAGAGGTATGATCCAAAAACAAACACGTGGGAATACATGGCACCGCTGAGGAAGGAG GTGTATGCACATGCTGGAGCAGCACTGGATGGAAAGATGTATATTAcatgtgggaggagaggagatgaTTATTTGAAGGAACTACACTGTTATGATCCAGGGACTGATCACTGGGACAGCTTAGCTGATGGTCCAGTCAGACGTGCCTGGCATGGGATGGCTGCACTCCTGGGAAAGCTGTACGTGATTGGCGGTAGCAACAATGACTCTGGCTATAGGAGAGATGTTCACCAG GTTGCCTGCTATAGCACAAGTACTGATCAATGGACAAATGTATGCCCTCTACCTGCAGGGCATGGAGAGCCAG
- the KLHL22 gene encoding kelch-like protein 22 isoform X2 encodes MFAGGLKEMEQEEIRIHGVSFNAMCKILNFIYTSELELSLNNVQETLTAACQLQIPEVIKFCCDFLMSWVDEENILDVYKLADLFDLNQLSEQLDSYILKNFVAFSKTEIYRQLPLEKVYSLLSSNLLEVSCENEVYEGALLYHYTLEQVETDQVSLMEPPKLLETVRFPLMELQILQRLHDKLSPCPLRETVANALMYHKNECLQPMLQSSQTQVRSEFHCVVGFGGMHSTPSTALSDQAKYLNPLLGEWRHFTAALAPRMSNQGIAVFNNFVYLIGGDNNVRGFRAESRCWRYDPRHNKWFQIQSLQQEHADLCVCVVDKYIYAVAGRDYHEDLREVERYDPKTNTWEYMAPLRKEVYAHAGAALDGKMYITCGRRGDDYLKELHCYDPGTDHWDSLADGPVRRAWHGMAALLGKLYVIGGSNNDSGYRRDVHQVACYSTSTDQWTNVCPLPAGHGEPGIAVLANRIYVLGGRSHNRGIRMDYVHIYEAERDCWEEGPQLEDDISGMAACVLTLPRAILMDTERWTPEWNPDRLQPLPDFASEVMSVSDWEEFDNSSED; translated from the exons ATGTTTGCTGGTGGTTTAAAAGAGATGGAACAGGAAGAGATTCGTATTCATGGAGTCTCCTTCAATGCTATGTGTAAAATCCTAAACTTCATATACACCTCTGAACTGGAACTCAGCCTGAACAACGTGCAAGAAACGCTAACTGCCGCCTGCCAACTTCAG ATTCCAGAAGTCATTAAGTTCTGTTGTGATTTTCTCATGTCCTGGGTGGATGAAGAGAACATCCTGGATGTATACAAATTAGCTGACCTCTTTGACTTGAATCAGTTGAGCGAGCAGCTGGACTCCTACATTCTCAAGAACTTTGTAGCTTTCTCAAAGACAGAGATATACCGCCAGCTGCCCCTGGAGAAGGTCTACTCCCTACTGAGCAGCAACCTCTTGGAGGTCAGCTGTGAGAATGAGGTTTATGAAGGGGCACTTCTGTACCATTATACCCTAGAACAGGTAGAGACAGATCAGGTCTCACTGATGGAGCCTCCTAAGCTACTGGAAACAGTCCGCTTCCCCCTGATGGAGCTCCAGATCCTGCAGAGGCTCCATGACAAATTAAGCCCATGTCCATTAAGAGAGACTGTAGCCAATGCACTAATGTACCACAAGAATGAATGTCTTCAGCCCATGCTTCAGAGTTCACAGACGCAGGTGAGGTCAGAGTTCCACTGTGTAGTGGGCTTTGGAGGGATGCACTCTACTCCATCCACAGCCCTCAGTGACCAAGCCAAGTACTTGAACCCCCTATTGGGAGAGTGGAGGCACTTTACTGCTGCATTAGCCCCCAGAATGTCCAACCAAGGAATCGCTGTTTTCAACAACTTTGTATACTTGATTGGGGGAGATAACAACGTACGAGGTTTTCGAGCAGAGTCCAGGTGTTGGAG GTACGACCCACGACACAACAAATGGTTCCAGATCCAGTCCCTGCAGCAAGAGCATGCTGACCTCTGTGTCTGTGTTGTGGACAAATATATATATGCTGTCGCAGGGCGAGACTATCATGAAGACCTAAGGGAGGTAGAGAGGTATGATCCAAAAACAAACACGTGGGAATACATGGCACCGCTGAGGAAGGAG GTGTATGCACATGCTGGAGCAGCACTGGATGGAAAGATGTATATTAcatgtgggaggagaggagatgaTTATTTGAAGGAACTACACTGTTATGATCCAGGGACTGATCACTGGGACAGCTTAGCTGATGGTCCAGTCAGACGTGCCTGGCATGGGATGGCTGCACTCCTGGGAAAGCTGTACGTGATTGGCGGTAGCAACAATGACTCTGGCTATAGGAGAGATGTTCACCAG GTTGCCTGCTATAGCACAAGTACTGATCAATGGACAAATGTATGCCCTCTACCTGCAGGGCATGGAGAGCCAGGTATTGCTGTCTTAGCCAATAGAATCTATGTCTTGGGGGGCAGATCCCACAATCGAGGGATCCGGATGGACTATGTCCATATTTATGAAGCTGAGAGAGACTGCTGGGAGGAAGGTCCCCAGTTGGAGGATGATATTTCTGGGATGGCTGCCTGTGTCCTCACTCTGCCTAGGGCTATTCTGATGGACACAGAGAGGTGGACTCCAGAATGGAACCCAGACCGACTACAGCCTCTCCCAGACTTTGCCTCTGAGGTTATGAGTGTGTCAGATTGGGAGGAATTTGACAATTCAAGTGAAGATTAA
- the KLHL22 gene encoding kelch-like protein 22 isoform X1, protein MAEDQELIQPCKTPLEPSLQQCTSNTYRSAEHSQSLLSGLVALRDSGILFDVVLVVEGKPIEAHRILLAASCDYFRGMFAGGLKEMEQEEIRIHGVSFNAMCKILNFIYTSELELSLNNVQETLTAACQLQIPEVIKFCCDFLMSWVDEENILDVYKLADLFDLNQLSEQLDSYILKNFVAFSKTEIYRQLPLEKVYSLLSSNLLEVSCENEVYEGALLYHYTLEQVETDQVSLMEPPKLLETVRFPLMELQILQRLHDKLSPCPLRETVANALMYHKNECLQPMLQSSQTQVRSEFHCVVGFGGMHSTPSTALSDQAKYLNPLLGEWRHFTAALAPRMSNQGIAVFNNFVYLIGGDNNVRGFRAESRCWRYDPRHNKWFQIQSLQQEHADLCVCVVDKYIYAVAGRDYHEDLREVERYDPKTNTWEYMAPLRKEVYAHAGAALDGKMYITCGRRGDDYLKELHCYDPGTDHWDSLADGPVRRAWHGMAALLGKLYVIGGSNNDSGYRRDVHQVACYSTSTDQWTNVCPLPAGHGEPGIAVLANRIYVLGGRSHNRGIRMDYVHIYEAERDCWEEGPQLEDDISGMAACVLTLPRAILMDTERWTPEWNPDRLQPLPDFASEVMSVSDWEEFDNSSED, encoded by the exons ATGGCAGAGGATCAGGAGCTGATTCAGCCATGCAAGACTCCCTTGGAGCCCTCCCTCCAGCAGTGCACCAGCAACACTTACCGCAGTGCAGAGCACTCCCAGTCCTTACTCAGTGGCCTGGTAGCTCTCCGAGATAGTGGTATCCTTTTTGATGTAGTCCTGGTAGTGGAAGGGAAACCTATTGAAGCTCATCGGATACTCCTAGCTGCATCATGTGACTATTTCAG AGGAATGTTTGCTGGTGGTTTAAAAGAGATGGAACAGGAAGAGATTCGTATTCATGGAGTCTCCTTCAATGCTATGTGTAAAATCCTAAACTTCATATACACCTCTGAACTGGAACTCAGCCTGAACAACGTGCAAGAAACGCTAACTGCCGCCTGCCAACTTCAG ATTCCAGAAGTCATTAAGTTCTGTTGTGATTTTCTCATGTCCTGGGTGGATGAAGAGAACATCCTGGATGTATACAAATTAGCTGACCTCTTTGACTTGAATCAGTTGAGCGAGCAGCTGGACTCCTACATTCTCAAGAACTTTGTAGCTTTCTCAAAGACAGAGATATACCGCCAGCTGCCCCTGGAGAAGGTCTACTCCCTACTGAGCAGCAACCTCTTGGAGGTCAGCTGTGAGAATGAGGTTTATGAAGGGGCACTTCTGTACCATTATACCCTAGAACAGGTAGAGACAGATCAGGTCTCACTGATGGAGCCTCCTAAGCTACTGGAAACAGTCCGCTTCCCCCTGATGGAGCTCCAGATCCTGCAGAGGCTCCATGACAAATTAAGCCCATGTCCATTAAGAGAGACTGTAGCCAATGCACTAATGTACCACAAGAATGAATGTCTTCAGCCCATGCTTCAGAGTTCACAGACGCAGGTGAGGTCAGAGTTCCACTGTGTAGTGGGCTTTGGAGGGATGCACTCTACTCCATCCACAGCCCTCAGTGACCAAGCCAAGTACTTGAACCCCCTATTGGGAGAGTGGAGGCACTTTACTGCTGCATTAGCCCCCAGAATGTCCAACCAAGGAATCGCTGTTTTCAACAACTTTGTATACTTGATTGGGGGAGATAACAACGTACGAGGTTTTCGAGCAGAGTCCAGGTGTTGGAG GTACGACCCACGACACAACAAATGGTTCCAGATCCAGTCCCTGCAGCAAGAGCATGCTGACCTCTGTGTCTGTGTTGTGGACAAATATATATATGCTGTCGCAGGGCGAGACTATCATGAAGACCTAAGGGAGGTAGAGAGGTATGATCCAAAAACAAACACGTGGGAATACATGGCACCGCTGAGGAAGGAG GTGTATGCACATGCTGGAGCAGCACTGGATGGAAAGATGTATATTAcatgtgggaggagaggagatgaTTATTTGAAGGAACTACACTGTTATGATCCAGGGACTGATCACTGGGACAGCTTAGCTGATGGTCCAGTCAGACGTGCCTGGCATGGGATGGCTGCACTCCTGGGAAAGCTGTACGTGATTGGCGGTAGCAACAATGACTCTGGCTATAGGAGAGATGTTCACCAG GTTGCCTGCTATAGCACAAGTACTGATCAATGGACAAATGTATGCCCTCTACCTGCAGGGCATGGAGAGCCAGGTATTGCTGTCTTAGCCAATAGAATCTATGTCTTGGGGGGCAGATCCCACAATCGAGGGATCCGGATGGACTATGTCCATATTTATGAAGCTGAGAGAGACTGCTGGGAGGAAGGTCCCCAGTTGGAGGATGATATTTCTGGGATGGCTGCCTGTGTCCTCACTCTGCCTAGGGCTATTCTGATGGACACAGAGAGGTGGACTCCAGAATGGAACCCAGACCGACTACAGCCTCTCCCAGACTTTGCCTCTGAGGTTATGAGTGTGTCAGATTGGGAGGAATTTGACAATTCAAGTGAAGATTAA